In one Candidatus Nitronereus thalassa genomic region, the following are encoded:
- a CDS encoding efflux RND transporter permease subunit produces MLTKFAIDNNRITAMALLIIFLAGIASYQKLPRNEDPGFIIRVALVMTYFPGASPERVEQLVTDKLEKAIQEIPELDFVRSESKTGVSMIYVNILETQRNMRPIWDNLRRKVDKAAQELPEGVRGPFVNDEFGDVFGIVLTVMGDGFNYRDIKEVADDVRDELLRQSEVAKVDIYGDQEERIFLDYNNARLSELGVSPGQLRQLLEAQNIVLPGGDIQTADEKIVLEPSGNFESVEEIRRTVVSLPGSREVLFLEDLVEVYRGYIDPPDTLMRSTGEPALGLGISMQKGGNIILLGQQVREVIAQARQEFPIGIEFDEVQFQPAVVDKKIKNFTSSLLQAVVIVTVVMLVFLGLRTGFIVASLIPMAIVMSIFFMSVFGIGLDQMSLAALIIALGLLVDNAIVMAEATMVQMSAGKRAIDAAIESANELKIPLLTSSLTTAAAFLPIYLAESNVGEYTAPIFTVVTLTLLCSWVLTITMIPLLCVFFFRVTPMENEVPFSSPFYQRYRSLLLLGVRHPWLSLLATITIFLIAMVGFGKLPVYFFPANDKPTFTAKLEFPNGTPIEKTDAMVANVETFIQQHLMVNEEREDGIVNWGAFIGESAPRFDLPFNPIQASPNFAYLLVNTTSRENFSSIIDRLEQFCQEAFPDLKAIIRPLETGPPTYPPIVVRVSGRESRKLFEIMDRVKEKLRSIPGTKLIDDNWGSRSKKLVVQVNQPRALRAGVSSQDVATSLQAYLTGLDITQYREDDKLIPVTLRSVGAVRDDIAKLESINVYAQATGKSVPLKQVADINIQWQPSTIHRRDRLLQVSVEAALQEGTTATEVNAQLEPWLNQEKETWGLGYFWEFGGEAEESGKGNDSIGEKLPVAGLIILFLLVAQFNSIRKPVIILLTIPLGLIGVVIGLHATQLYFGFMTMLGILSLSGIIINNAIVLIDRINIEIQDNGLEPAKAIIVAAQHRLRPILLTTITTVGGLLPLYAGGGPMWEPMAMAIMSGLLFATILTLGVVPVLYSLFFRVSFKNFIP; encoded by the coding sequence ATGCTCACCAAATTCGCCATTGATAACAATCGAATCACGGCAATGGCGCTGCTGATTATTTTTCTGGCAGGCATTGCTTCCTATCAAAAACTTCCTCGAAACGAGGATCCGGGTTTTATTATTCGCGTGGCCTTGGTGATGACTTATTTCCCAGGGGCTAGCCCCGAACGTGTCGAACAGTTGGTTACAGATAAATTGGAAAAAGCGATTCAAGAGATCCCGGAGTTGGATTTTGTGCGAAGTGAGTCCAAGACTGGGGTCTCGATGATTTATGTGAACATTCTTGAAACCCAACGGAATATGCGCCCGATTTGGGATAACTTGCGTCGGAAGGTCGATAAAGCGGCCCAGGAATTGCCAGAGGGGGTGCGTGGTCCCTTTGTCAATGATGAATTTGGCGATGTGTTTGGGATTGTCCTGACCGTGATGGGTGATGGTTTTAATTATCGTGACATTAAAGAGGTCGCCGATGATGTGCGCGATGAACTTCTGCGTCAGAGCGAAGTCGCGAAGGTCGATATTTATGGCGATCAGGAGGAGCGGATATTCCTTGACTATAATAATGCGCGATTGTCGGAACTAGGAGTCTCCCCAGGCCAACTCCGGCAATTGTTGGAGGCACAAAATATTGTCCTGCCTGGAGGCGATATCCAAACCGCCGATGAGAAAATAGTGTTGGAACCGTCCGGCAATTTTGAATCCGTGGAAGAAATTCGCCGTACAGTCGTGAGTTTACCGGGCAGTCGTGAGGTGTTGTTTTTAGAAGATCTTGTTGAGGTGTATCGAGGGTACATTGACCCGCCGGATACGTTGATGCGTTCCACTGGAGAACCAGCGTTGGGGTTGGGCATCTCTATGCAAAAAGGGGGAAACATTATTTTGTTGGGCCAGCAAGTTCGCGAGGTTATTGCCCAAGCTCGGCAGGAGTTTCCTATTGGTATTGAATTTGATGAAGTCCAGTTTCAACCGGCGGTCGTAGATAAAAAAATCAAAAATTTTACCAGTAGTTTGCTGCAAGCCGTGGTGATTGTCACGGTGGTCATGCTGGTGTTTTTGGGGTTGCGAACGGGTTTCATTGTCGCCAGCCTCATTCCCATGGCCATTGTGATGAGTATTTTTTTTATGTCGGTGTTCGGGATAGGACTTGATCAGATGTCCCTGGCAGCGTTGATTATCGCGCTGGGGCTTCTTGTGGATAACGCCATTGTCATGGCCGAAGCCACGATGGTGCAAATGAGCGCGGGTAAACGGGCAATAGATGCCGCGATTGAATCGGCTAATGAATTAAAAATTCCGCTTCTGACATCTTCGTTAACCACCGCTGCTGCCTTTCTGCCTATATATTTGGCCGAGTCGAATGTCGGAGAATATACCGCGCCGATTTTCACCGTGGTGACGCTTACACTCCTGTGTTCTTGGGTCCTAACTATTACCATGATTCCCTTGCTTTGCGTGTTCTTTTTTCGTGTAACACCCATGGAAAATGAAGTCCCTTTCAGTAGCCCCTTTTATCAGCGTTATCGATCTCTCCTGTTATTGGGTGTTCGGCATCCCTGGTTGAGTTTGTTGGCCACCATCACCATTTTCCTCATAGCCATGGTGGGATTTGGAAAACTACCCGTGTATTTCTTTCCTGCTAATGATAAACCGACGTTTACCGCAAAACTTGAGTTTCCGAACGGTACGCCCATTGAAAAAACTGATGCGATGGTGGCCAATGTCGAAACCTTTATCCAGCAGCATCTGATGGTGAATGAAGAACGAGAAGACGGTATTGTGAATTGGGGTGCGTTTATCGGAGAAAGTGCCCCACGGTTTGATCTGCCGTTTAATCCCATTCAAGCGAGTCCTAACTTTGCCTACTTGTTGGTAAACACCACCTCTCGCGAAAACTTTTCCTCGATTATTGATCGTCTTGAGCAGTTTTGTCAGGAAGCCTTTCCGGATCTTAAAGCTATTATTCGGCCATTGGAAACTGGCCCTCCGACCTATCCGCCGATTGTCGTGAGAGTGAGTGGTCGTGAGAGCCGTAAACTATTTGAAATCATGGATCGGGTGAAGGAGAAACTCCGATCCATTCCTGGCACTAAGTTAATTGATGATAATTGGGGAAGCCGATCCAAAAAACTAGTGGTGCAAGTCAATCAACCACGAGCTCTTCGAGCGGGAGTGTCCAGTCAGGATGTCGCCACTTCGCTTCAAGCCTATCTTACCGGTTTAGATATTACGCAGTATCGTGAGGATGATAAATTAATTCCGGTGACTCTTCGGTCTGTGGGAGCGGTTCGCGATGATATCGCGAAGTTGGAAAGTATTAATGTATACGCCCAAGCGACGGGAAAATCCGTTCCGCTTAAACAAGTTGCGGATATCAACATCCAATGGCAGCCCTCTACGATTCATCGACGGGACCGCTTGTTACAGGTGTCTGTTGAGGCAGCGTTACAGGAGGGCACGACGGCTACAGAAGTGAATGCGCAATTAGAGCCCTGGCTTAATCAGGAGAAAGAGACCTGGGGCTTGGGATACTTTTGGGAATTCGGGGGAGAAGCCGAAGAGTCTGGCAAGGGAAACGACTCGATTGGGGAAAAATTACCGGTGGCAGGCTTAATCATCCTGTTCCTACTCGTGGCACAATTTAATTCCATAAGAAAACCTGTGATCATCCTTCTGACTATTCCTCTAGGACTTATTGGCGTGGTCATCGGGCTTCATGCGACACAATTGTACTTTGGATTCATGACCATGCTGGGGATTCTGTCTTTGTCGGGTATTATCATTAATAACGCTATTGTGCTGATTGACCGGATAAACATTGAAATACAAGACAATGGACTCGAGCCCGCCAAGGCTATCATTGTAGCTGCGCAACATCGGCTGAGGCCAATTCTCTTAACGACGATTACGACGGTGGGAGGTCTTCTGCCCTTGTATGCGGGAGGGGGGCCCATGTGGGAGCCGATGGCCATGGCGATTATGTCAGGGCTGTTGTTTGCCACGATCCTAACCTTGGGAGTCGTGCCAGTGTTGTATTCTTTATTTTTTCGTGTAAGCTTTAAAAACTTTATACCTTAA
- a CDS encoding TolC family protein yields MADGPYQDYGWGKVVNSKLFLKEILELTRGEYKVIFPQHAFVHGNWSVKKIKKAVDFLLADPKVDLVLALGVLASHDIARRPFLPKPAVAPFVIDIELQELPFHRGTSGVRNLSYLSLPHSFERAVKAYREILPFTKMTLFVDQAVIEALPQLEVKIQRAAKASNLQITPVPVGTYIQPALAAIPDDAEAVLVTPLLRLPLSEFQALTQGLVERKLPSFSLFGREEVEYGLLASIAPETNTLRLARRVALNVHRILLGEDAGSFLVSLPEAERLTINMATARAVEAWPTFRVLTEADLINEDVESVTRRLSLYSVVREAVSVNLDLAAADRRVSGGQADVRNARSALLPQIGMGSRATIIDQDRARSAFGANPERSMRATGSLSQLLYSDKAWSDFTVQEKAQLSRVAERNELRLDILQEAAVAYLNVLRAKTSLRVQKDNLKLTRSNLELARVRESVGSAARDEVFRWESEIANGRIAVLEAQAQLKQVNVSLNRTLHRPLEEPFITEEASLHDPLLFGDLNRLFTFIDNPKHFGLFRNFQVQEGLNVSPEIQRLNAVIAGQERTVLNAQRAYWAPDLALQADVDQRFASDGAGQAGPPAGLLPGQDNTQWSVGLGLTFPLFSGGSKEATESKALEELRRLRLEREATIGRVEERIRSAMFRASASFPGIRLSREAAEASKKNLELVVDQYSRGAVDIIKLLNSQNAALTANEAAANAVYDFLIDLMSIERAVGRFDYFLYEEDRAAWFERLTEFFEQAGVTPSKLMTSSPF; encoded by the coding sequence GTGGCGGATGGGCCATATCAGGATTATGGATGGGGCAAGGTAGTGAACAGCAAATTATTTCTCAAAGAAATTCTAGAGCTGACCCGTGGTGAATATAAAGTCATTTTTCCTCAACATGCGTTCGTGCATGGGAATTGGTCGGTCAAAAAGATCAAAAAGGCGGTGGATTTTTTATTGGCTGATCCCAAGGTGGATTTGGTCTTAGCGCTGGGCGTTCTCGCCTCCCATGATATCGCTCGTCGGCCTTTTTTACCCAAACCGGCGGTGGCACCTTTTGTGATTGATATCGAACTTCAGGAGCTGCCCTTTCATCGTGGCACATCGGGAGTTCGCAATCTCAGTTATTTATCGTTGCCGCATTCCTTTGAGCGGGCAGTCAAAGCCTACCGAGAAATCCTTCCCTTTACCAAAATGACCCTCTTTGTGGATCAAGCCGTTATCGAGGCCTTGCCGCAGCTGGAAGTGAAAATTCAGCGCGCGGCAAAGGCGAGTAATTTACAGATCACACCGGTGCCGGTTGGCACCTATATTCAACCGGCTCTGGCCGCGATCCCCGATGATGCAGAAGCGGTATTGGTGACCCCACTCCTCCGTCTTCCGCTGTCTGAGTTTCAGGCTTTGACTCAAGGGTTAGTGGAAAGAAAACTTCCGAGCTTTTCCCTGTTTGGTCGAGAGGAAGTAGAGTATGGGTTGTTGGCCTCGATTGCTCCGGAAACCAATACGCTTCGTCTCGCTCGTCGAGTTGCGCTGAATGTTCATCGAATTTTGCTTGGAGAAGATGCGGGAAGTTTTTTGGTGTCGTTGCCTGAGGCCGAACGCTTGACCATCAATATGGCCACAGCCCGGGCTGTGGAAGCCTGGCCGACATTTCGAGTGCTGACCGAAGCGGACCTCATTAACGAAGATGTGGAATCTGTGACGCGACGACTCTCGTTGTATTCTGTGGTTCGAGAAGCCGTATCGGTGAATCTTGATCTGGCGGCCGCGGATCGTAGAGTCTCCGGCGGACAAGCCGATGTTCGAAATGCGCGCTCCGCGCTGTTGCCTCAAATCGGCATGGGGAGTCGAGCCACGATTATTGACCAGGATCGAGCCAGGTCGGCCTTTGGGGCGAACCCGGAGCGGAGCATGCGGGCCACCGGCAGTCTTTCGCAATTGCTCTATTCCGACAAGGCGTGGAGTGATTTCACAGTGCAGGAAAAGGCGCAGTTGTCTCGAGTCGCGGAGCGCAACGAATTACGATTGGACATTCTTCAAGAAGCCGCAGTCGCCTACTTAAATGTTTTACGGGCCAAGACATCCCTTCGGGTGCAGAAGGACAATCTGAAGTTAACTCGATCAAACTTGGAACTTGCTCGGGTGCGCGAGTCCGTAGGCTCGGCAGCCCGGGACGAAGTCTTTCGGTGGGAAAGCGAAATTGCTAATGGCCGGATTGCCGTGCTTGAGGCCCAAGCCCAATTGAAGCAAGTTAATGTTTCGTTAAACCGGACGTTGCATCGTCCGTTGGAAGAACCGTTTATTACGGAGGAAGCAAGTCTCCATGATCCGTTGCTGTTTGGTGATCTCAACCGTCTCTTTACATTCATTGATAACCCCAAGCACTTTGGTTTGTTCAGAAATTTTCAGGTGCAGGAAGGACTCAATGTCTCGCCGGAAATTCAACGACTGAATGCCGTCATTGCCGGGCAGGAGCGCACCGTCCTGAATGCACAGCGGGCTTATTGGGCTCCGGATCTGGCACTACAAGCCGATGTGGACCAACGCTTTGCATCTGACGGAGCTGGGCAAGCCGGACCCCCTGCGGGTCTTCTGCCAGGCCAAGATAATACGCAATGGTCGGTGGGTCTGGGGTTAACCTTTCCTTTGTTTAGTGGGGGGAGTAAGGAAGCCACCGAAAGTAAGGCCCTAGAAGAATTAAGGCGTCTTCGCCTGGAACGGGAAGCTACAATCGGGCGAGTAGAAGAACGCATACGGTCAGCCATGTTTCGAGCTTCTGCGTCGTTCCCTGGTATTCGTCTTTCTCGTGAGGCTGCGGAGGCATCCAAGAAAAACCTAGAATTGGTGGTGGATCAATATTCACGAGGAGCCGTGGATATTATTAAATTACTCAATAGTCAAAATGCCGCGTTGACGGCTAATGAAGCTGCGGCCAACGCCGTGTACGATTTTTTAATTGACTTAATGAGTATCGAACGGGCGGTCGGACGTTTTGATTATTTTTTGTATGAAGAGGATCGTGCGGCGTGGTTTGAGCGGCTGACTGAATTTTTTGAACAAGCGGGAGTCACCCCATCGAAACTTATGACGAGTAGCCCTTTTTAG
- a CDS encoding cytochrome b N-terminal domain-containing protein, with the protein MAGRIYSWLDSRLRLKPIEKTLLDEPIPGGASWNYVFGSATLFLFVLQAITGMFLAVYYVPSPDHAYDTVQFIQQEVLFGWFVRGLHHWGASAIMLAIGLHMLQVFFDGAYKPPRELMWMVGVVLFLIMMAFGFTGYLLPWDQNAYWATQVGINMAGTVPIIGDFIVHVLRGGEMLGALTLSRFFAIHVLILPSIIIFGIMLHLFILRRVGPAGPWDEARAKQGSETFYPRQVYMDAVVMLGIFIVVGVLAATIEFPLADKADPTDNSFMPVPEWYFLFYFQLLKYFHGPFAPLATWILPSIFFIGLFLLPFFDRHPERRISRRPVTLGAGMAFLTGMFVLLGISLNDLYAVPKTDPSVIRGQELVEKHSCKTCHRIHGEGGAIAPDLSFVADRRPDREWHLKHFLDPPSMSPGSFMPKFPLTEKERNDLTSYMLTLKSGA; encoded by the coding sequence GTGGCTGGTCGAATCTATTCATGGTTGGACAGCCGTTTAAGGTTGAAGCCAATCGAAAAAACTCTTCTTGATGAGCCGATCCCTGGGGGGGCGAGTTGGAATTATGTGTTTGGCTCAGCCACATTATTTTTGTTTGTCCTCCAAGCCATCACGGGAATGTTCCTGGCCGTCTATTATGTACCCTCTCCGGATCACGCCTATGATACGGTTCAGTTCATTCAACAAGAGGTATTGTTTGGTTGGTTTGTGCGCGGCCTCCATCATTGGGGCGCTTCGGCCATCATGTTAGCGATTGGGTTGCATATGCTTCAGGTGTTTTTTGATGGAGCGTATAAACCGCCTCGAGAATTGATGTGGATGGTAGGAGTAGTGTTGTTCCTCATCATGATGGCATTCGGGTTCACGGGGTATCTTTTGCCATGGGATCAAAATGCGTATTGGGCGACACAAGTTGGGATCAATATGGCCGGGACGGTGCCCATCATCGGAGATTTTATTGTTCATGTTCTCCGCGGTGGCGAGATGTTGGGTGCGCTAACCTTGTCTCGATTTTTTGCGATCCATGTATTGATTTTGCCTTCAATCATTATCTTTGGAATCATGCTGCACCTCTTTATTCTGCGACGTGTAGGTCCTGCTGGGCCATGGGATGAAGCCAGGGCGAAGCAAGGCAGTGAAACGTTTTATCCTCGACAGGTCTATATGGATGCCGTGGTCATGTTGGGGATCTTTATTGTCGTTGGGGTACTCGCCGCGACGATTGAATTTCCTTTGGCAGATAAAGCTGACCCAACAGACAATTCTTTTATGCCGGTTCCCGAATGGTATTTTTTATTCTATTTCCAATTGCTCAAATATTTTCATGGCCCCTTTGCCCCACTGGCCACCTGGATTCTCCCATCAATCTTTTTTATCGGTCTGTTCCTCTTGCCATTTTTTGACCGCCATCCGGAACGACGAATCTCGAGGAGGCCCGTCACCTTAGGGGCGGGTATGGCATTTCTCACAGGCATGTTTGTCCTGCTTGGGATTTCCCTAAATGATTTGTATGCGGTCCCTAAGACGGATCCATCTGTCATTCGTGGCCAAGAGTTGGTGGAAAAGCATTCTTGTAAAACCTGCCATCGAATTCATGGCGAAGGTGGGGCGATTGCTCCGGACCTCTCCTTCGTGGCTGATCGCCGACCTGATCGGGAATGGCACTTAAAACATTTCCTCGATCCTCCCTCCATGTCTCCTGGGTCCTTCATGCCTAAATTCCCCCTCACTGAAAAGGAACGAAATGATCTTACGAGCTATATGCTGACGCTAAAAAGCGGTGCGTGA
- the pgi gene encoding glucose-6-phosphate isomerase produces the protein MTTKNISLTQRPSWKALEKHYQEIKPLHLRKLFQDDPDRAERFSLEALGIYLDYSKNRVTDNTMRLLLDLAEAADIRSRIDAMFSGEKINATEQRAVLHVALRAPKKISILVDGENVVPKVHQVLDKMAAFANRVRNGEWTGHTGKRIRNIVNIGIGGSDLGPMMAYEALKHYSDRNLTIRFVSNIDGTDIAEALRDLDPAETLFTVCSKTFTTIETLTNAQTARDWCLKSLGDQQAVAKHFVAVSTNEKEVAKFGIDTANMFEFWDWVGGRYSYDSAIGLSLMVGIGPENFRDMLSGFHAMDDHFRTAPFEKNLPVLLGLLGLWYINFFGAETHAILPYDQYLWRLSAYCQQLDMESNGKHVDLNGQVVDYHTGPVIWGQPGTNGQHAYYQLIHQGTRLIPCDFLGFCQSLNPSGTHHDLLMANFLAQTEALAFGKTTEEVKAEGVSPALVPHRTFEGNHPTNTILAEKLTPELLGKLIALYEHKVFVQGTIWNINSFDQWGVELGKVLATRITPELVNPIEPPLNHDGSTNRLIQRYRRFRAQA, from the coding sequence ATGACGACAAAAAATATCTCATTAACGCAGCGGCCAAGTTGGAAAGCCTTAGAAAAACATTACCAAGAGATCAAACCGCTTCATCTTCGGAAACTCTTTCAAGATGACCCTGATCGAGCCGAACGGTTTTCACTTGAGGCACTCGGCATCTATTTGGACTATTCCAAAAACCGAGTGACGGATAACACGATGCGACTTTTGTTGGACTTAGCCGAAGCTGCTGATATCCGAAGTCGAATCGATGCTATGTTTTCCGGTGAGAAAATCAATGCAACGGAACAGCGGGCCGTGCTTCATGTTGCCCTTCGTGCACCCAAGAAAATTTCCATTCTGGTTGATGGAGAAAACGTGGTGCCCAAGGTCCACCAGGTACTCGACAAGATGGCAGCCTTTGCCAATCGTGTTCGCAATGGTGAGTGGACGGGACACACCGGGAAACGCATTCGGAATATCGTGAACATCGGGATTGGAGGGTCTGACCTTGGTCCCATGATGGCCTATGAGGCCCTCAAACATTATTCCGATAGAAACCTCACCATTCGATTCGTCTCTAATATTGACGGGACTGATATCGCCGAAGCCTTACGGGACTTGGACCCGGCAGAAACCCTTTTCACGGTATGTTCCAAAACGTTCACCACCATCGAAACCCTGACAAATGCCCAAACTGCGCGTGATTGGTGTCTCAAAAGTTTGGGCGATCAACAAGCCGTGGCCAAACATTTCGTGGCTGTGTCCACCAATGAGAAGGAAGTGGCAAAGTTCGGCATTGATACCGCCAACATGTTTGAGTTTTGGGATTGGGTCGGAGGCCGGTATTCTTACGATTCAGCCATTGGCTTATCCCTCATGGTTGGCATTGGCCCAGAAAATTTTCGGGACATGCTCTCCGGGTTCCATGCTATGGATGATCATTTTCGGACAGCTCCTTTTGAGAAGAATCTGCCAGTCCTGCTGGGATTACTAGGCCTGTGGTACATCAACTTTTTTGGCGCTGAAACCCACGCCATTTTGCCCTATGACCAATACCTATGGCGTCTCAGTGCCTATTGCCAACAACTGGACATGGAAAGCAATGGGAAACATGTCGATCTGAATGGACAGGTTGTCGACTACCACACCGGACCGGTGATCTGGGGACAGCCCGGAACCAATGGCCAACATGCGTATTATCAATTGATTCATCAAGGCACTCGACTCATTCCTTGTGATTTCCTTGGCTTTTGCCAGTCGTTGAATCCTTCGGGAACTCACCACGATTTGCTCATGGCAAATTTTCTGGCCCAAACCGAGGCATTGGCTTTTGGGAAAACCACGGAAGAGGTAAAGGCCGAAGGAGTCTCCCCAGCCTTAGTTCCGCATCGTACTTTTGAAGGTAATCATCCGACCAATACTATTTTGGCGGAAAAACTGACACCAGAGTTGTTAGGCAAACTCATCGCTTTATATGAACACAAAGTCTTCGTCCAAGGCACCATTTGGAACATTAACTCATTTGATCAATGGGGGGTGGAATTGGGAAAAGTGCTGGCGACGCGAATTACACCGGAATTGGTGAACCCGATCGAGCCACCTTTGAATCATGATGGTTCTACTAATAGGCTGATCCAACGTTACCGCCGTTTTCGGGCACAGGCGTAG
- a CDS encoding efflux RND transporter periplasmic adaptor subunit: protein MIIKKKHSVPFLVCISLCGLITILGACSEQHPPEAEELIRPVRSQQVFLTGSDQVRTFSGTAQAGLEAKLSFKVAGTLQKLFVKVGDKVKQGQVLASLDSQDYQLQVQRAEAALARAKASARSAAADYSRVRALYENRNASRNDLDQARAAAESSQAEVSSSAKDLELARLQLDYTRLSAPAACYVASVPVEVNENVQAGKIIMEVVCGSRLEVEVGIPEVFIARVKRGSAVTVTFDAIPGLQFPALVTKVGVASGQTGTTFPVTVQLQQAVPGFRSGLAAEVTFRFEGRKGEARILVPPVAVGEDPEGRYVYVLDELNDGIGRVKRTPVVIGELSPEGLEIIDGLQDGARIVTAGVRRIHDGQRVRLMGDAADER from the coding sequence TTGATAATTAAAAAAAAACATTCGGTTCCCTTTCTCGTGTGCATCAGTCTGTGTGGACTGATCACCATTCTGGGAGCTTGCAGTGAACAACATCCACCCGAGGCCGAAGAACTCATTCGGCCCGTTCGATCTCAGCAGGTGTTTTTGACAGGAAGCGATCAAGTTCGGACTTTCTCGGGAACCGCACAAGCTGGTCTGGAGGCCAAATTAAGTTTTAAGGTGGCGGGAACTCTTCAGAAATTGTTCGTGAAAGTTGGAGATAAAGTTAAACAGGGCCAAGTGCTGGCCTCGCTAGACTCACAAGACTACCAGTTGCAAGTTCAACGGGCGGAGGCCGCGTTGGCACGTGCTAAGGCCTCGGCTAGAAGTGCTGCCGCAGATTATTCGCGAGTTCGGGCGTTATATGAAAATCGGAATGCCTCACGAAACGATTTGGATCAAGCACGGGCTGCGGCGGAATCCTCTCAGGCGGAAGTGTCGTCGAGTGCCAAGGACTTAGAATTAGCCCGCCTTCAACTCGACTATACCCGTTTGTCTGCTCCTGCGGCATGTTATGTCGCTTCGGTTCCGGTGGAGGTGAATGAAAATGTGCAGGCGGGAAAAATCATTATGGAAGTCGTGTGCGGATCTCGCTTGGAAGTCGAAGTAGGGATCCCGGAAGTGTTCATCGCGCGGGTCAAAAGGGGCAGTGCCGTGACGGTGACGTTTGACGCCATTCCGGGCCTTCAATTTCCAGCCTTGGTGACCAAGGTGGGGGTGGCGTCTGGCCAAACTGGGACGACCTTCCCGGTGACGGTACAATTACAACAAGCAGTGCCAGGATTTCGATCGGGTCTGGCCGCTGAAGTCACCTTCCGATTTGAGGGTCGGAAAGGGGAAGCCCGAATTCTTGTCCCGCCGGTTGCGGTTGGAGAAGATCCTGAAGGTCGCTATGTCTATGTTCTCGATGAACTCAATGATGGAATCGGCAGAGTCAAAAGAACGCCGGTGGTGATCGGGGAATTAAGCCCGGAAGGGCTGGAGATTATTGACGGTCTGCAAGATGGTGCCCGCATCGTCACGGCGGGTGTCCGGCGCATCCACGATGGGCAACGTGTTCGCTTGATGGGTGACGCAGCGGACGAACGATAA
- a CDS encoding DoxX family protein, translating into MTIKNSRWLRVAVLLLAIILGLFFALAGLSKIMNPERHVEIFIQWGYPSWFVYFTGVVEIGGAVLLLVRSLRLFGVAVLGITMLVATLTHFQAGEIAAVPVPLTLLFLTGALGVLERKRSG; encoded by the coding sequence GTGACCATAAAAAATAGTCGATGGTTGAGGGTAGCTGTTTTACTGCTGGCGATAATCCTTGGGCTGTTTTTTGCCTTAGCGGGATTATCAAAGATAATGAATCCAGAGAGACATGTTGAAATATTCATACAATGGGGCTACCCCTCGTGGTTCGTCTATTTCACTGGAGTGGTGGAAATCGGCGGAGCCGTGCTGTTGTTGGTTCGATCTCTACGATTATTTGGCGTGGCGGTATTGGGAATCACCATGTTGGTCGCGACCCTGACGCATTTTCAGGCTGGTGAAATAGCGGCGGTGCCAGTTCCGTTGACACTATTGTTTTTGACTGGGGCGTTAGGTGTGTTAGAGCGGAAGAGATCGGGCTGA
- a CDS encoding ubiquinol-cytochrome c reductase iron-sulfur subunit — protein MNHFTPHEPHETPEGFSTPVGSRRTFFQWVTGAIAGVIGLSLAIPLAGYFISPALTRRKQSWVSIGKVEDLPVGIPKTLDYGMTIKDGWMETKTIKAVWVVRQPDDQVKVFSPICPHLGCGFRWNQQDSQFTCPCHGSVYDPMGKVLGGPAPRSLDELPSKIEDGELKVIYKEYKSGLSKQVEL, from the coding sequence ATGAATCATTTCACCCCACACGAGCCACATGAGACTCCCGAGGGCTTTTCTACCCCCGTGGGTTCTCGACGGACATTTTTTCAATGGGTGACGGGCGCCATTGCTGGTGTGATTGGTTTAAGCCTGGCGATCCCTTTAGCCGGGTATTTTATTTCCCCGGCATTGACTCGACGCAAACAATCGTGGGTGTCAATTGGAAAGGTTGAAGACCTTCCGGTCGGGATTCCCAAAACACTTGATTATGGCATGACGATAAAAGATGGTTGGATGGAAACCAAGACGATCAAAGCGGTGTGGGTGGTTCGTCAGCCCGACGATCAGGTCAAAGTATTTTCGCCGATTTGTCCTCATTTGGGGTGTGGCTTTCGTTGGAATCAGCAGGATAGCCAATTTACGTGTCCCTGCCATGGGAGTGTCTACGATCCAATGGGAAAAGTATTAGGGGGGCCGGCGCCGCGTTCCTTAGATGAGTTGCCTTCGAAGATAGAGGATGGGGAGCTTAAGGTGATCTACAAAGAATATAAATCGGGATTGTCTAAGCAAGTGGAGTTGTAA